GGCGCGGCCATGATCGGCTGGTTCGGCACGGCCATGCTCTGCTACGTCACGCCCAAGGAGCATCTGGGCCTGCCCGACCGCCAGGACGTCAAGGACGGCGTCATCACCTACAAGATCGCCGCCCACGCCGCCGACCTCGCCAAGGGCCACCCCGCCGCCCGCCTGCACGACGACGCCCTGTCCCGCGCCCGGTTCGAGTTCCGCTGGGAAGACCAGTTCAACCTCGGCCTCGACCCCGAGACCGCCCGCAAATACCACGACGCCACCCTGCCCAAGGAGGCCCACAAGACCGCCCACTTCTGCTCCATGTGCGGCCCGAAATTCTGCTCCATGAAGATCAGCCAGGACATCCGCCGGGATGCCGCGGCGCAGAACGACGCGGGCGGCTCGCTGCTGGACGACGCTACGGCCGAGGCCGGGATGGCGGAGATGTCGGCGAAGTTCCGGGCGGGGGGGAGTGTGGTGGAGGTGAAGGTGTGAGGCGGTTCTACCCCCCCACAACCTTGAACATCGTCCTCATGAGGATGGAGATCGCCCGGTGTCGCGGTCGCATCGCCGATAGGTCATGCTCACCTCGGAACGCCTCGTCCCTTAGTTCATCGCTCGTCAGGTAAGTCGGTGAAACGGATTTTCTTTCTGTCGATGCGAGCAATCCTTGCTGGACTAACTGCCCAACAATCGCTTTCGCCGCTTCTTCCGAAGAGGATTCGTCTGCACTTTGTATAAATCTCGAAATCGCTCTGGTGAAATCTTCTAGTCTAACTTCTTCACTGTAGAGTGCATGATCTTTATTCATAAAGGAAAGCAAGGCGCGAATACCAGATCCCGTCAGCATCTGACGAGATCGTTCCTTTTCAGACTGTTCGGCAAGATGAGATACGTAACCGGTAACTATCGCAATTACGGAAAGCGCCGCAAACCCAAGATTCAGGCCACCAATATCAAGTCCGGCGAATTGCCCCAACGACCTCACAGGGTCCTGTAGTGCAACAATGGCTCCTGATAGGACACCAGCACCAATGAGGCCAAATTTTGCTCTATGGTATGGCTGACTTGACGATGCTTCGAGACGTAATCGCGCAGACTCCACGTCTCTTTTGACGTCAACTTGGGCTTGTCGTTCACGAGAGAGACGAGACTCCTCAACCATCGAACGAACCATCTCAGTGTTTGCTTTAACCAGAGCGTTCGAATATTTTGGAACGGTCACGGCTCTAGTTTCGGCCATCGACTGCAGTTGAGAGAGCAAAGCGTCACACGCATGATACCTCTTCTCTCGCGCGGCACTTGGAAACCGCCCGCCGGTTTTGTCTGGATGGAGCGCATTTCGCTCTTCGCGCAATCGCTTGACGACCGAACGGCGCGGGGCCTTCGGGTCAAGGTTTAGCAGTGCCCGAGCTTCACCAAGCGCCGTGTCTAACATGCGTCCCCCATCCAAGCCTGCAGCCGTCGAGCGGTTTCAACATACGCAACATGGTGAGGATCGGGCACTATCTCTTGCTGGCCGACAGGCGACGCCTTGCGTCGACATAATGAATACTGCTCGTGTTGTGCCCAGCCAGTTCTGCCTTTTTCTGTGCCGCTTGGATACGACGTAGCTTTCCGCCGAGCCCACCAACGTCGACGATCAGAAAGACTCCAGCGGCGTTCTTCGAAGCTGCCTTATATACTTCCAACTGTTTGCTGTACCCATGCTCGACCTGTCCTTTTGAAAGCTTAATCTCGACTAGGACGCGACCGCTATAGCCGGTAGAAAATTTGAAATCGACCGGCCCGCCGCCGCTGTTCGTCTCAGGCGAAATATCCACGTTGTTTACCGCGCAGATGACGTTGGCGATTGCAAAAAACAGGAGTTGGGCTGCCCGCTCGTGTCGAGAATCTTGGCCATTCCATAGAAGCTCCCAGAGATTATTGTCTTCTACCAGTGACCTGAACTGTTCGATAACGTCGAGAACTGTCTGGCGAAGGGTATCCTGATTTTTCTCACCAGGGGCTTGGATCAGACCGCGATACTTTTCTTGATTTTCCGTCAGTATTTTCCGGAACGTAAAAAGGCCGTCCAAGTCGGCCTTTTCATCATAAGATTCGCTAGCGTCGGCGACTGCTGCGATTAGCCGCCTCATGTTGTCCGGTGACTCGAATGCAGCACGTCGCATGGCTGCCTTGCGCTCAGATACAGTCGCTTTCGACCAATTTCCGAACAGCTTGTTGACCGCGTCTCGAAGTTCTTTGACCTCCATAATGACGCGGGAGACGTCCGCCCAGTCGGTTGCCAAGGGCAGATCTCGGAGAACATCCCTGGGGACTAACAACACTGGTTCAAGCGGCCGGAACGGGTTCATGGGCAGCTTCATATTGCCGTACAAGTCTCCGAACTCGGTGAGTTTGAGACCGTTCGCTACCGAGAAATCGTGAGTGATCTTGCACAGGGCTGGAAGCAACGAGTTCGTGGTCATGTCACTCAGCGTGTCTGGGCCCACGCCATCCTCAAACAAGCCCATAAGCGGAATGATGGTGGGGTTCTTCTCACCAAGAGTAATGATCTCCTTCGCGGTGCGAAGGATGTTGTTTCGAAGCCAAGCCGGTCGATCCGCTCCCGATGTGCTGGCACCGCCATAGCCCAGCCCTGTCTCCGAACGCTCATCTAGATTAAGGGCCTTGTAGGCACCGCGCCACGCGACATCGCCTTCATTTACAGAGGCATCCAACAGCTCCAGAACATTCTGAAAACCCTGCCGAATAAGCTTAGTCCCCCTAGCTCGGATGACGGGGTTTTTGCTTTTTCCGATGAGCAGTGGGTCAATAAAGAGCTTCGTGTCGGAGTTCAGGATCGGGTCCATAAGCCCCGCTTTATCGAGAACCTTCGCATCGATACCGAAGCGCTGGGAAAATAGAACGGGTTGTGTGAGCCTTGCCATTCCAGCCCCCTTTGAGCCGAAAATAGTTGTAGCAACAGGAACAATCAACCACGCGTTATCCGGTGGTTGTCACGGCGCCCTCACCCCTCCGCCGCCATCTTCCGCAACGCCTCTTCGAACACCGCCCCCGGCTGGCCGCCGGAGATCAGCCATTTCCCCTCCACCACCACGGCGGGCACCGCGCTGATGCCGCGCGACCGCCACAGGGCCTCGGCCTCTCTCACCTCGGCGGCATAGAGGTCGTCGGCCAGGACCTCGACGGCCTTGTCCCGGTCCAGCCCGGCGGCGGCCGCCGCGTCGGCCAGCACCACCGCGTCCGGCAGAGCCCTGCCGTCGGTGAAGTGGGTGCGGAACAGGGCCTCCTTCAGCGCCCGCTGCTCGGCCGGTCCCACGGTCCCCGCCCAGTGCAGCAGCCGGTGGGCGTCGAAGGTGTTCCAGATGCGGCTGTCCGGCCCCATCCGCATCTCGAAGCCGTCCCAGGCCTCGGCCGCCCGCGCGGTGATCATGGCCCGGTTGGCGGCCGACTGTTCGGGGGTCGATCCGTATTTCCGGGCGATGTGTTCGCCGACGTTCTCGCCCTCGGCCGCGATGCCGGCGTTCAGCTCGAACGGCTGGAAATGCACCTCCGCCTCGATCCCCTCGGCCTTCAGGGTCGCCAGCGCGCTCTCCAGCCCGCCCAGCCCCACCACGCACCAGGGGCAGACGACGTCCGAGACGAAATCGATATGCAGGGTCTTTGTCATGGGGGGCAGATAGGCATTCCTCCCCCATCGGGGGAGGGGGACCGCGTCTTCGCGGTGGAGGGGGCTTGCCGCGCACGCGATGCGTCCGGCTAAATCCCGGCATGTACCCGCCGAAACCCACCGTGGAAAAGGCCCGCGACCTGCGTCGTCGCATGACTTTGCCGGAGGTCATTCTTTGGCAGGCCATTCGCGGCCGGAAGCTCGGCGGAGCCCGCTTTCGACGGCAGC
This DNA window, taken from Brevundimonas subvibrioides ATCC 15264, encodes the following:
- a CDS encoding DsbA family oxidoreductase, translating into MTKTLHIDFVSDVVCPWCVVGLGGLESALATLKAEGIEAEVHFQPFELNAGIAAEGENVGEHIARKYGSTPEQSAANRAMITARAAEAWDGFEMRMGPDSRIWNTFDAHRLLHWAGTVGPAEQRALKEALFRTHFTDGRALPDAVVLADAAAAAGLDRDKAVEVLADDLYAAEVREAEALWRSRGISAVPAVVVEGKWLISGGQPGAVFEEALRKMAAEG